CTTCACCTCAAAAGACATCAGTCCCGAAGAGCTTGTTCACATGATTCGCGAGGTGGCGCGCGGTCGCTACCTGATCAATGATGCTGTTCTGGCCCATCCCAACGTCGCTGCACGGGTGCTACACCAGTTTCGCGAACTGGCGGCAACCGATGAAGAGGACGGTGCAAGTCTGTTTGCACCGCTTACATCACGTGAGATCGAAATTCTTGACTGTATTGCCCGTGGTCTCTCAAACAAAGAGATCGCCAGCGAACTAAGCATCAGTAGTCAGACGGTGAAGAACCACATTACCTCCATCCTTGCCAAACTCCAGGTCAATGATCGCACGATGGCAGTGATTGTTGCGATCAAGAAGGGATGGATCAAAATGGGGTATTCGCAATCGTCTGAGGGGTGATCATTGGATTAGTGAGCATAACTACAAAATCGTAACGCTGGTGTACCTGAGTAACTGTTACGTATTCGACCGTGGGTGTCAATAAGCAGCACTGTGAGAAAATATCTGCCTTT
This genomic window from Chloroflexus aurantiacus J-10-fl contains:
- a CDS encoding response regulator; this translates as MTAPSKVKVLIIDDHPLFRQGIRWSLESAHDIEVVGEAENGQEAIKLTERLFPDVVLVDINLPGLNGLEVARVIKRREPRTGIIVLSVYEDEEQLFQAIKVGAAAFTSKDISPEELVHMIREVARGRYLINDAVLAHPNVAARVLHQFRELAATDEEDGASLFAPLTSREIEILDCIARGLSNKEIASELSISSQTVKNHITSILAKLQVNDRTMAVIVAIKKGWIKMGYSQSSEG